A window from Malassezia restricta chromosome I, complete sequence encodes these proteins:
- a CDS encoding nicotinamide mononucleotide adenylyltransferase produces MFAPKAPCTTGRDSVSTLRYKALNSESYRLDSPPFTGAAVTGGGPVTKELGQDGSNPNVHRMNNSHDTDVQPWDLDSGMDEELDEAHSQRDMDTAKTRTPFFQSVPRQGETMDTYTFPRHRLPTHMHDEEKIPLIIVACGSFSPPTYLHLRMFEMAKDQVIESGNYELLAGYYSPVSDQYKKEGLAKAVHRVRMCELAVERSSNWLMVDAWESLQGEYQRTAVVLDHFATEINGKNGERGIKLRDGSYKPIKIMLLAGGDLIQSMGEPGVWAEEDLRHILGEFGCLIVERTGADVWSFLLSHDLLWHFRRNLIVVKQTIYNDISSTKVRLFVRRGYSIKYLLPNSVIQYIEQNGLYR; encoded by the exons ATGTTTGCACCGAAAGCACCCTGTACAACAGGTCGTGATAGTGTTTCGACGTTGAGATACAAGGCTCTGAATTCAGAGTCATATCGACTTGACAGTCCGCCGTTCACGGGTGCAGCAGTGACCGGAGGTGGGCCCGTAACAAAGGAGCTGGGACAGGATGGCTCTAATCCAAATGT GCATCGGATGAATAATTCCCACGATACGGATGTACAGCCGTGGGATCTTGACAGCGGAATGGACGAGGAACTGGATGAGGCTCATTCCCAACGAGACATGGACACAGCTAAGACACGCACGCCTTTTTTCCAATCTGTGCCTCGCCAAGGTGAGACAATGGATACGTATACATTCCCTCGCCACAGACTGCCTACCCACATGCATGATGAAGAAAAGATTCCGCTTATTATCGTGGCTTGCGGCAGTTTTTCACCGCCGACGTACTTGCATTTGCGCATGTTTGAAATGGCCAAGGATCAGGTAATTGAGTCCGGTAATTATGAGCTCCTGGCTGGGTATTATTCGCCTGTATCGGATCAGTATAAGAAGGAGGGTCTCGCCAAAGCGGTTCACCGAgtgcgcatgtgcgagTTGGCCGTGGAGCGGTCATCCAACTGGCTCATGGTTGATGCGTGGGAGTCGCTGCAGGGCGAGTATCAACGCACAGCCGTGGTATTGGACCACTTTGCCACTGAAATAAACGGGAAGAATGGCGAGCGTGGCATAAAGTTGCGGGATGGCTCCTACAAACCGATAAAGATAATGCTGTTGGCGGGCGGTGACCTGATCCAGAGCATGGGTGAGCCTGGTGTGTGGGCTGAAGAGGACCTGCGTCACATTTTGGGCGAATTCGGCTGTCTGATTGTGGAACGTACTGGAGCAGATGTGTGGTCCTTCCTTCTCTCACATGACTTGTTATGGCACTTCCGTCGGAATTTGATTGTGGTGAAGCAGACGATCTACAATGATATCAGCAGTACAAAAGTGCGCCTATTTGTTCGTCGAGGATACTCGATCAAGTATTTGTTGCCCAACAGTGTGATCCAGTATATTGAGCAAAATGGTTTGTACCGCTAG
- a CDS encoding homeobox transcription factor, whose amino-acid sequence MSTESEHHIPALHVHRHDTASHEKKRRRRTRPHEVNILMSAYVRNAFPSENKRSELARMVGMSTRAVSVWFQNRRQAEKKRSQRYQSSSALSAPTHSVPFLAPVFPPREPFTRSQSTPSVSLMTTTAGRAALRECPTAMHQPEPPMSCTLDSTRDGHGIITGDVHNDDRAIWQRMESSSALGSCSSEANDELHTVNSTANVGMDEDDDEERTLRRLAQRRTKRLMERKRTRSLDDMKRHESDARLVMHENMNKRRCHSFQRKPSLRLEMAADGNLHQNKENVPPNASSGVRMQRVHSMPNRPLQELTLHNSAPSFVNLHVQPQQPPRRAPLMSRRPLNRRAISATSHMPNKLTTNWTRTSSARSCDMLPLVGKETSSTEKEPVHDDSGFFDDNEQAESCSPPNFAQPQHVLVMLKDNGDTDGHAWTEHDRQAAELLLGLGGGNSQRAWHS is encoded by the coding sequence ATGTCTACAGAATCAGAACATCATATAccagcgctgcatgtgcatcgCCATGACACTGCTTCTCATGAAAAGAAGCGTCGGCGCCGTACACGGCCGCATGAAGTCAACATTCTCATGTCGGCATATGTCCGAAATGCCTTTCCCAGTGAGAATAAGCGCTCGGAACTCGCCAGAATGGTAGGAATGTCGACTCGTGCTGTCTCAGTTTGGTTTCAGAACCGCCGCCAAGCTGAAAAGAAACGCTCACAGAGATACCAGTCCTCATCGGCACTCTCCGCGCCTACGCATTCAGTGCCTTTCCTGGCACCTGTATTCCCCCCACGCGAGCCGTTCACGCGCTCTCAGAGCACACCAAGCGTATCGCTCATGACAACAACCGCGGGGCGTGCTGCTCTGCGCGAATGCCCCACCGCCATGCATCAGCCAGAACCGCCAATGTCCTGCACACTGGATAGCACGCGCGATGGGCACGGTATTATTACAGGCGACGTTCACAATGATGATCGTGCTATCTGGCAACGCATGGAAAGCTCGAGTGCACTGggcagctgcagcagcgaggCAAATGACGAGCTTCATACGGTGAACTCCACGGCTAACGtcggcatggacgaggacgatgatgaagaGCGCACGCTTCGTCGACTTGCtcagcggcgcacgaagcGACTTAtggagcgcaagcgcaCCCGAAGCCTGGACGATATGAAGCGACATGAATCCGATGCACGCCTTGTTATGCACGAAAACATGAACAAACGCCGCTGTCACAGTTTTCAGCGCAAGCCGTCTTTGCGTTTGGAGATGGCTGCGGATGGAAACTTGCATCAAAACAAAGAAAATGTACCGCCCAACGCCTCGTCGGGCGTCAGAatgcagcgtgtgcacAGCATGCCGAATCGTCCCCTGCAGGAACTGACTTTGCACAACTCTGCGCCATCGTTTGTTAACCTGCATGTACAGCCACAACAGCCTCCTAGGCGTGCACCGCTGATGAGTCGCCGCCCTTTGAATCGCCGGGCCATTTCTGCTACGTCACATATGCCAAACAAGCTCACTACGAACTGGACACGCACATCCAGTGCACGCAGTTGTGATATGCTGCCTCTTGTGGGCAAAGAGACAAGCAGTACTGAAAAAGAGCCTGTCCATGATGACAGTGGATTTTTTGACGACAATGAGCAAGCTGAATCATGCTCACCACCTAACTTTGCCCAGCCGCAGCATGTCCTAGTCATGCTTAAGGACAATGGTGATACCGATGGGCACGCATGGACCGAGCATGACCGCCAAGCAGCCGAGTTGCTACTTGGACTTGGTGGGGGAAATAGCCAACGTGCCTGGCATTCATAA
- a CDS encoding ATP-dependent RNA helicase DDX24/MAK5, with product MRKETRRQQRHMKTHGPAVRQSDVPWVTMPYTFASESVNETTDDGFEGLDMADDDFLGLQTAEGFDVVYETDETGNRRAKIVKLNETNKRKQKQKEAPIKPYPAEPIKKRKVDDDEDVGAMLQAARERGILEQDDTGDDGKEDADASAPGWAPYALHPVLKKAMVALGFNTPTDVQAATLPPSLGTDAMPPRDVVGVAQTGSGKTLAYALPILQYILENTAHSQDPARSLEALVLTPTRELALQVCSHIRAVVEAGGRFANVAAICGGMSVQKQERVLLQHGGAHIVVATPGRLWDMIKHDDALALRVRRTRFLVIDEADRMIEAGHFAEMDLLLQMVRRTKGAAADANPDMQTFVYSATMSKALQTNLKRALWRKKQRREAEPSNTLDDLLARVDFRDAEPVVIEMATQRHVADTLYEAKMECVGQDKDAYLYYILLRYPGRTLVFVNAIDGVRRLVPLLTLLGIPAYPLHGQLQQQQRLKNLDRFRRAPHAALLATDVAARGIDIQGVDHVVHFQVPRSADTYVHRAGRTARAGREGVSIALIEPSELRLWRAIWQALERQDTVPTMPVEYTFLTPIRERLALARDIDALSHAQTKESHDDHWLRSLAREADVEYESDEEPDPDANVSHHRRHSSTKARVAQLKAQLAHMLSRPLQARGMSQKYLTSTTRPGYVHALLEGRHAPHMLGMTRSKIHDDMSAKKQRT from the coding sequence ATGCGTAAAGAAACGCGccggcagcagcggcacatgaAGACGCATGGTCCAGCCGTGCGGCAGAGTGATGTGCCGTGGGTAACAATGCCGTATACTTTTGCATCAGAGAGTGTGAACGAGACGACAGATGACGGTTTCGAGGGCCTCGATatggccgacgacgactttCTTGGACTGCAGACGGCCGAGGGCTTTGATGTCGTGTATGAGACGGATGAGACGGGAAATCGACGCGCTAAGATTGTCAAGCTGAATGAAACGAACAAGCGCAAACAGAAACAAAAAGAGGCACCAATTAAACCGTACCCTGCCGAGCCTATCAAGAAACGCAAAGTggacgatgatgaggaTGTGGGCGCGATGCTCCAAGcagcgcgcgagcgtggTATTCTGGAGCAAGATGACACGGGTGACGATGGAAAGGAAGATGCTGATGCTTCCGCGCCCGGATGGGCACCATATGCACTGCACCCTGTCCTGAAAAAAGCGATGGTCGCGCTGGGCTTTAACACGCCGACAGATGTGCAAGCAGCGACTTTACCGCCATCTCTCGGCACcgacgccatgccgcctcGGGATGTCGTTGGTGTGGCCCAGACTGGCAGCGGTAAGACATTGGCCTACGCACTTCCGATTCTGCAGTATATCCTGGAAAACACGGCGCACAGCCAAGACCCGGCGCGGTCATTGGAGGCCCTTGTCCTGACGCCCACGCGTGAACTTGCACTGCAAGTGTGTTCGCACATCCGTGCAGTGGTAGAGGCGGGCGGACGCTTTGCGAACGTTGCGGCCATATGCGGTGGCATGTCGGTTCAGAAGCAGGAGCGGGTGttgctgcagcatggcggAGCCCATATTGTGGTGGCGACGCCTGGTCGGCTGTGGGACATGATCAAgcacgacgatgcgcttgcACTGCGTGTCCGGCGCACACGCTTTCTCGTTATTGATGAGGCGGACCGCATGATTGAGGCGGGGCATTTTGCTGAGATGGATTTGCTGCTGCAGAtggtgcgccgcacgaagggcgcagcagctgatGCCAATCCCGACATGCAGACGTTTGTCTATTCGGCGACGATGTCCAAGGCTCTTCAGACAAATCTAAAGCGGGCGTTGTGGCGCAAGAAGCAGCGACGCGAGGCCGAACCTTCCAACACACTAGATGATTTATTGGCACGCGTTGATTTCCGCGACGCTGAGCCAGTCGTGATCGAgatggcgacgcagcgccaTGTAGCAGATACGCTATATGAAGCCAAGATGGAGTGCGTCGGACAGGATAAGGACGCGTACTTGTACTATATCTTGCTGCGGTATCCGGGACGCACTCTTGTGTTTGTGAATGCGATCGACGGTGTGCGTCGTCTTGTGCCGCTCTTGACGCTACTGGGCATACCTGCATACCCATTACACGGACAGTTgcaacagcagcagcggctcAAGAACTTGGACCGTTtccgacgtgcgccgcacgcggCGCTACTGGCCACAGACGTCGCAGCACGTGGTATCGATATTCAGGGCGTCGATCATGTGGTGCACTTTCAagtgccgcgctcggcagACACGTATGTCCACCGCGCTGGTCGTACGGCACGAGCTGGTCGAGAGGGTGTATCGATTGCCCTGATTGAGCCCAGTGAGCTGCGGCTCTGGCGTGCCATATGGCAAGCCCTCGAACGGCAGGACACGGTGCCTACGATGCCTGTCGAATACACGTTCCTCACGCCGATCCGCGAACGACTTgccttggcgcgcgacatcGATGCGTTGTCGCATGCTCAGACGAAAGAGTCGCATGATGACCACTGGCTGCGTTCCTTGGCGCGTGAAGCAGACGTGGAATATGAGAGCGACGAGGAACCGGACCCGGACGCCAATGTATCGCACCATAGGCGCCACTCCTCGACAAaagcgcgtgtcgcgcagctcaaggcgcagctggcacACATGCTTTCACGCCCTCTTCAAGCACGTGGTATGAGTCAAAAGTACCTGACGAGCACCACACGCCCTGGCTATGTACATGCGTTGCTAGAAGGacggcatgcgccgcataTGCTGGGTATGACACGGTCCAAGATCCATGATGATATGAGCGCCAAGAAGCAACGTACATAG